One genomic region from Chthonomonas calidirosea T49 encodes:
- a CDS encoding FixH family protein: MKQRIGKIQTILITTMVALNALAASALPQTTDQESMKDMPILRPQKTYVVTGKEDWSALTGFGTKTAEITMMNLMMIGGSGMEHMSMRTDRASSAPETVSPSPNGQQVRATITPNPPKVGQNQLDLFISGPDGKPLSGLKLQATVEMTNMDMGVAHPTVEEVEPGHYVVKPTFSMLGPWQVRVVDAGVPGKFHSDFLFDVGSKTPWSQPQPWHVELTQPLDKPQIGKNTLVFRVLNPQGEPVKGAKVQVSVTMTSMNMGTAHPKVVEKDGVYSTQVEFTMLGPWRVTLRIAPPNAKPFVQNFDFEVKAE, translated from the coding sequence ATGAAGCAACGAATTGGGAAAATACAAACCATCCTTATAACGACCATGGTCGCGCTGAATGCGCTCGCAGCATCGGCGCTGCCCCAAACTACAGACCAAGAAAGCATGAAGGATATGCCAATACTGCGCCCACAAAAGACCTATGTGGTGACTGGGAAGGAGGATTGGAGCGCGCTTACCGGCTTTGGCACAAAAACGGCGGAGATCACCATGATGAACCTCATGATGATCGGTGGTTCCGGTATGGAACACATGAGTATGCGTACGGATAGGGCTTCCAGTGCGCCCGAAACGGTGTCGCCTTCCCCTAACGGTCAGCAGGTTCGGGCTACTATAACCCCTAACCCACCCAAAGTAGGCCAAAACCAACTCGATCTCTTTATCAGCGGCCCCGATGGCAAACCGCTCAGCGGTCTTAAGCTACAGGCCACGGTCGAGATGACCAACATGGATATGGGAGTGGCACATCCAACCGTAGAAGAGGTGGAACCAGGGCACTATGTTGTAAAACCCACCTTCTCCATGCTCGGCCCGTGGCAAGTGCGAGTAGTTGATGCTGGCGTTCCAGGCAAGTTTCACAGCGACTTTCTCTTCGACGTTGGTTCAAAAACGCCTTGGTCTCAACCTCAGCCCTGGCATGTAGAGCTCACTCAGCCACTTGACAAGCCTCAGATCGGAAAAAATACTCTTGTCTTTCGTGTGCTCAACCCGCAAGGCGAACCGGTAAAGGGAGCTAAAGTGCAGGTCTCTGTGACCATGACAAGCATGAACATGGGCACGGCGCACCCGAAGGTCGTCGAGAAAGACGGGGTCTACTCTACCCAAGTCGAATTCACCATGTTAGGGCCGTGGCGAGTTACGTTGCGCATAGCACCGCCAAACGCAAAGCCCTTTGTGCAGAATTTCGATTTTGAGGTAAAGGCAGAGTAG
- a CDS encoding multicopper oxidase family protein, translating into MSLVGGVGAAMAMGNAHAQTEPTVSSAASSNGWPTQFDPTRIEPRWNPREMPKPGDVIHEYDIELVIARHEILPRIEYHAYAYNGTVPGPEIRVKEGEWVKVNFTNKTHDFHTIHWHGMQLANEMDGVPLETQFPVAYGQTFQYLFRAQPAGTHFYHCHNMTPLHIQAGMYGALIVESDNDPVRKIFPYTRDYTLVLSEIDLNMVREQMNAMLQMGHVMDAMNGSPQLMREMSGKMMGWFVNKEAFLKAVEEGWIPPYDPSLTGSVEPPKPNFFMINGVSYPMTEPLRIRRGEFIRVRLINAGFMPHFMHLHGHDFWEVCRDGAPLSSPIQRNTIPVFPGGTCDIIIHGNNPGSWHFHDHSDLASTNNGVAPGGMMTMLMYDDMAEAGVHVLDYVAVNS; encoded by the coding sequence TTGTCGCTGGTTGGCGGGGTGGGCGCTGCCATGGCAATGGGCAACGCTCATGCACAAACCGAACCGACCGTCAGCTCTGCGGCCTCTTCGAACGGATGGCCCACACAGTTTGACCCCACGCGCATCGAACCACGCTGGAACCCGCGTGAAATGCCGAAACCCGGCGATGTCATTCACGAATACGACATCGAGTTAGTGATCGCCCGACACGAGATTTTGCCGCGCATCGAATATCACGCCTATGCCTATAACGGAACCGTGCCCGGCCCAGAAATTCGCGTGAAAGAGGGGGAATGGGTGAAAGTGAACTTTACCAACAAAACCCACGACTTTCATACCATTCATTGGCACGGTATGCAGCTGGCCAATGAGATGGACGGTGTCCCCCTGGAGACCCAGTTTCCTGTGGCCTATGGACAAACCTTTCAGTACCTATTTCGCGCTCAACCGGCAGGCACTCACTTCTATCACTGCCATAACATGACTCCACTGCACATTCAGGCCGGCATGTATGGGGCGCTGATTGTGGAGTCTGACAACGACCCCGTCCGCAAAATATTTCCCTACACGCGCGATTACACCTTGGTGCTGAGCGAGATTGACCTGAACATGGTGCGCGAGCAGATGAATGCGATGTTGCAGATGGGGCATGTGATGGACGCCATGAACGGCTCTCCGCAACTGATGCGTGAAATGTCGGGAAAGATGATGGGCTGGTTTGTCAACAAAGAGGCCTTCCTCAAAGCCGTCGAGGAGGGTTGGATACCCCCCTACGATCCGAGCCTTACCGGCTCGGTAGAGCCGCCTAAACCCAACTTCTTCATGATCAATGGGGTCTCCTACCCCATGACAGAGCCTCTCCGAATTCGTCGGGGCGAGTTTATAAGAGTGCGGCTCATTAATGCCGGGTTTATGCCTCACTTCATGCACCTTCACGGCCATGATTTCTGGGAGGTCTGCAGAGATGGTGCGCCCCTGTCCTCCCCTATTCAACGGAACACCATCCCCGTGTTTCCCGGGGGCACCTGCGACATCATCATTCACGGCAACAACCCGGGCAGTTGGCACTTCCACGATCATAGCGATCTCGCCTCTACGAATAATGGGGTCGCACCTGGGGGAATGATGACGATGCTCATGTACGACGACATGGCGGAGGCCGGCGTGCACGTGCTGGACTACGTGGCGGTGAACTCTTAA
- a CDS encoding CRTAC1 family protein, which produces MSQRARLGLLWFIGIVWVCGCSPKPRASYLQLVSDFTIGSVALQVADNGGHAKKYLKLASEIAPQEPAIWADLGLMELRASPPNYQKAAQYLRKAEQLDPNSSAIQRLLGLLAFQQGKINEAISYYQKAVQLNPNDLRARYELAYSYDQLGTPAGLQQELQQLKAILQQRPDNLFAQLQLLQVAARQGDVATLKQAISMLQTRTATFPKESLSLFAQLKAAVQANNIRQAALLSRFLENSLTLTGTYFQSRLALAGSANQIGEPILHFLKLPNPPSTPAPPDQQLSYTPQPVPTPLNHAVLAGATWLDSSGTPLLYVADAKTVWLGNGQQLAFPSGSAAVPPAKDGILPLDVNYDARMDFALAGAGGFRLYVQTPQQTFQDVTSQTHLPASLLTTPYVAAWQADLDADGNMDIILAPLHGKPLELRNNGDGTFTPLHPFADLTDARAFAWADLDDSGNPTPCFLDAQGHLHLYANLRSGLFQPEKGPALTTKLAALAVGDANPNGEIDLLALTTTGAVLRIFWDAESTSWKSAPLTTWPNAPHDLLPGKATLLMGDLDNNGGEDIVASDGHTTQIWLCDEHWHYLPYLTLPYAVTTIEDLTNNGLLDLVGTDAKGKPVELLAHSPKAYHWQELRPAPDPTEFRSHTTSTGNARINSFAIGGTMEMRAGLLYEKQPILTPVVHFGLGTYPHVDVLRTVWPNGDSSAEFLDTLKPDASVPAPHRLTGSCPFLWAWNGKEFAFVTDFLWSSPLGLRIDAQETAGTPQTTDWVKIRGDQLVPRDGLYDVRITAELWETHFFDYVALMVVDHPKGTEVWTDERFAMPPPPHQLIVTGPLHPVAWAKDDQGHDVSAILSARDGRYLGGFGVGRFQGVTRDHWVELDLSNAPLLTKGNAPYRETHKIVNKEGASNSLLQNSCSAGSLWLVCQGWIHPTDSSINVAISHSHYPKPQSLSLWVPDAKGRWIEVRKNMGFPEGKLKTILINLDGVFRPGAPRRLRLRTNLEIYWDAIRWAVGLPKTPLHIRLLPVHTAVLRYRGFSDIRAKDAFSPELPVSYQVATKVEKWRDLIGYYTRYGDVRPLLTHIDDRYVIMNAGDELQLTFRALPPPPPGWTRDFIMIGDGWEKDGNYNTAFSKTVLPLPSHANPNYNRPPGPLEDDPVYQKHRQDWLTYQTRWVAPYAFMRGIRP; this is translated from the coding sequence ATGTCTCAGCGGGCGCGGCTTGGCCTGCTATGGTTCATCGGCATCGTTTGGGTTTGCGGCTGCTCTCCTAAACCCCGCGCCTCTTATCTTCAACTGGTCTCCGATTTCACTATTGGCAGCGTCGCTCTCCAAGTGGCGGATAACGGCGGCCACGCTAAAAAATATCTCAAACTGGCCAGCGAAATCGCGCCGCAAGAGCCCGCCATATGGGCCGACCTCGGCCTTATGGAGCTGCGTGCCTCACCACCGAACTACCAAAAGGCAGCCCAGTACCTTCGAAAGGCCGAACAGCTCGACCCCAATAGCAGCGCTATTCAGCGGCTACTCGGCCTGCTCGCGTTTCAACAGGGCAAAATTAACGAGGCCATTTCCTACTACCAAAAGGCTGTACAACTCAACCCCAACGACCTTCGTGCCCGCTACGAACTTGCCTACAGCTACGATCAACTCGGCACGCCGGCCGGGCTTCAACAGGAACTGCAGCAACTTAAGGCCATTTTGCAACAAAGACCCGATAACCTTTTCGCTCAACTCCAGCTGCTCCAGGTGGCCGCACGTCAAGGAGATGTGGCAACCCTTAAGCAGGCCATCTCTATGCTGCAGACGAGAACTGCCACCTTTCCGAAAGAGTCCTTGTCGCTTTTTGCGCAGCTTAAGGCGGCCGTTCAAGCGAATAATATTCGCCAAGCAGCTCTTCTCTCTCGCTTTCTGGAAAACAGCCTTACCCTCACTGGTACCTACTTTCAAAGCCGCTTGGCGCTGGCAGGTAGCGCCAACCAGATCGGTGAGCCGATCTTACACTTTTTGAAGCTTCCCAACCCGCCCTCCACTCCCGCGCCACCCGATCAACAGCTCTCCTATACCCCTCAACCGGTTCCTACTCCCCTCAACCATGCTGTCCTTGCAGGGGCTACCTGGTTGGATAGCAGCGGGACTCCCTTGCTCTATGTGGCCGATGCGAAAACCGTGTGGCTTGGCAACGGACAGCAGCTCGCCTTTCCTAGCGGTTCTGCAGCCGTTCCCCCCGCAAAAGATGGCATTCTTCCTCTCGATGTCAACTACGATGCCCGAATGGATTTTGCTCTCGCGGGTGCCGGTGGCTTTCGTCTCTACGTGCAGACGCCCCAGCAGACTTTTCAGGATGTCACCTCTCAAACGCATCTGCCCGCTTCCCTCCTTACTACCCCCTATGTAGCTGCTTGGCAAGCTGACCTCGATGCTGATGGCAATATGGATATCATCCTCGCTCCCCTTCATGGCAAGCCCCTGGAGCTGCGCAACAATGGGGACGGAACTTTCACCCCGCTTCATCCCTTTGCTGACCTAACCGATGCGCGTGCTTTTGCCTGGGCCGACCTCGATGATAGCGGCAACCCGACCCCCTGCTTCTTGGATGCCCAAGGCCATCTCCACCTGTATGCAAACCTGCGCTCCGGCCTGTTTCAACCGGAAAAAGGGCCTGCCCTAACGACAAAGTTGGCCGCTCTAGCCGTGGGCGACGCGAACCCAAATGGCGAAATAGACCTTTTAGCCCTAACGACGACCGGAGCCGTCCTACGCATCTTTTGGGACGCAGAGAGCACCTCATGGAAAAGCGCCCCCCTTACCACCTGGCCGAACGCCCCCCACGATCTGCTGCCGGGAAAAGCCACTCTGTTGATGGGCGATTTGGATAATAACGGCGGTGAGGACATCGTGGCCTCTGATGGACATACCACACAAATTTGGCTTTGCGATGAGCACTGGCACTACCTTCCTTACCTTACCCTTCCGTACGCCGTCACCACCATAGAAGACCTTACGAACAACGGCCTGCTCGACCTCGTCGGCACCGATGCCAAGGGAAAGCCGGTGGAGTTGTTGGCCCACTCGCCCAAAGCCTACCATTGGCAGGAGCTGCGCCCTGCGCCCGACCCCACCGAGTTCCGCTCGCATACAACCTCTACAGGCAATGCACGCATCAACTCCTTTGCTATTGGAGGCACCATGGAGATGCGGGCCGGTCTCCTCTATGAGAAGCAACCGATTCTGACACCGGTCGTCCACTTCGGCTTGGGCACCTATCCGCACGTGGATGTTCTGCGCACGGTTTGGCCCAACGGCGATTCCAGCGCCGAGTTTCTCGATACGCTTAAACCCGACGCCTCGGTGCCAGCCCCTCACCGTCTTACCGGCTCTTGCCCCTTCTTGTGGGCATGGAATGGAAAGGAGTTCGCTTTTGTTACCGACTTTCTCTGGAGCTCTCCACTGGGGCTGCGCATAGACGCCCAAGAGACGGCGGGTACTCCCCAAACCACCGACTGGGTGAAGATTCGAGGAGATCAGCTTGTGCCGCGAGATGGCCTCTACGATGTGCGTATCACCGCCGAACTTTGGGAAACGCACTTTTTCGACTATGTGGCTCTTATGGTTGTAGACCATCCGAAAGGCACGGAGGTTTGGACGGACGAGCGCTTTGCCATGCCGCCCCCTCCGCATCAACTGATCGTAACTGGCCCTCTCCATCCGGTGGCTTGGGCAAAAGATGATCAAGGGCACGATGTATCGGCCATTCTGTCCGCGCGCGATGGGCGCTATCTTGGTGGATTTGGCGTTGGACGATTCCAAGGCGTTACCCGCGACCATTGGGTGGAGCTCGACCTAAGCAATGCTCCCCTTCTCACGAAAGGGAACGCACCGTATCGTGAGACCCACAAGATTGTCAATAAGGAGGGCGCATCAAACTCGCTTCTACAAAATAGCTGCTCTGCCGGCTCGCTTTGGTTAGTTTGCCAAGGCTGGATTCACCCAACCGATAGCTCCATCAACGTGGCCATCAGCCATAGCCACTATCCCAAACCGCAAAGCCTTTCGCTTTGGGTGCCAGATGCAAAAGGCCGGTGGATCGAGGTGCGTAAGAATATGGGGTTCCCCGAAGGCAAACTTAAAACCATCCTGATCAACCTCGACGGCGTGTTCCGCCCCGGCGCCCCCCGACGGCTTCGTCTACGAACGAACCTGGAAATCTATTGGGATGCCATTCGCTGGGCCGTTGGCCTGCCGAAAACTCCCCTCCATATCCGGCTGTTGCCAGTTCACACGGCCGTTTTGCGCTATCGAGGCTTTTCCGATATCCGCGCCAAAGACGCTTTCTCTCCGGAACTTCCTGTCTCTTACCAAGTCGCTACCAAGGTGGAGAAATGGCGCGACCTTATCGGCTACTACACACGGTACGGCGATGTCCGCCCTCTGCTAACCCACATAGACGATAGATACGTGATCATGAATGCTGGCGATGAACTACAGCTCACCTTTCGCGCACTGCCGCCTCCCCCACCTGGCTGGACCCGTGATTTCATCATGATCGGCGATGGGTGGGAAAAGGATGGTAACTATAACACAGCCTTCTCGAAGACGGTGTTGCCTCTGCCATCTCATGCCAACCCCAACTACAACCGACCGCCCGGTCCCCTAGAGGACGATCCCGTCTACCAAAAGCATCGCCAGGACTGGCTCACCTATCAAACTCGATGGGTCGCTCCCTATGCCTTTATGCGGGGTATTCGCCCTTGA
- a CDS encoding Gfo/Idh/MocA family protein — protein sequence MKREEMSRRKFLQATGGAVAATALGAATEAKAAPKRKRVSANDKVVLGFIGVAGRGYGAHMQTFGQMEDVEIGAVCDVYQPYLDRAVKFTDGKAKAYHDFRQLLEQKDIDAVVIATPPHWHAIISILACEAGKDVYCEKPMSRYPMEALMMARAARVYKRVTQVGTQIHATENYHRCVNIVRSGALGPITAVTNICTMNDDSEGLDHPPDSDPLPGLDWDFWLGPAPKVPFNIGRFRDGMHRYFKDYVNSWLHELGPHIVDLPVWALELGAPLAVSASGGRFATTSIADVPDTLHVIWEYPNMNMTWILMQQSRFNFGVGEMGPYRQLGIVFHGKDATLIANYDLCQVIDKNGKPVERTDYPVVVPPSPGHWREFIDCIKTRQQPSCNFEAHLPLHLALNLAHTSLYANRKIHWDNTKFEVIGDREANHLLMPPYRAPWKLPMVKES from the coding sequence ATGAAGAGAGAAGAGATGAGCCGACGAAAGTTTTTGCAGGCTACCGGTGGGGCTGTTGCAGCAACGGCGCTAGGCGCGGCCACCGAGGCGAAAGCGGCGCCTAAACGCAAGCGGGTCTCTGCGAACGACAAAGTGGTGCTGGGCTTTATTGGGGTGGCAGGGCGCGGTTACGGCGCTCACATGCAGACGTTCGGGCAGATGGAGGACGTCGAGATAGGGGCCGTCTGCGATGTTTACCAGCCGTATCTTGATCGGGCAGTAAAGTTTACCGACGGCAAAGCGAAAGCCTATCATGATTTCCGGCAACTTCTGGAGCAGAAAGATATTGACGCGGTGGTGATCGCGACTCCGCCGCATTGGCACGCCATTATCTCCATTTTAGCCTGTGAAGCGGGTAAGGATGTTTATTGTGAGAAGCCGATGAGCCGGTACCCCATGGAGGCCCTTATGATGGCGCGTGCCGCGCGCGTCTACAAACGCGTTACCCAAGTAGGGACGCAGATTCACGCCACGGAGAACTATCATCGGTGCGTTAACATCGTGCGATCCGGTGCATTGGGGCCGATTACGGCGGTTACCAACATCTGCACTATGAACGACGATTCCGAGGGTCTCGATCATCCGCCCGATAGCGATCCGCTGCCGGGTTTGGACTGGGACTTCTGGCTGGGGCCTGCTCCCAAAGTGCCGTTCAATATCGGGCGCTTTCGCGATGGCATGCATCGCTACTTCAAGGATTACGTCAACAGTTGGTTGCATGAGCTGGGCCCGCACATCGTCGATCTGCCCGTGTGGGCGCTTGAACTAGGGGCTCCTCTGGCCGTGTCTGCCAGCGGAGGGCGTTTTGCTACGACCAGTATCGCCGATGTGCCCGACACCCTGCACGTGATCTGGGAGTATCCCAATATGAATATGACCTGGATTCTCATGCAGCAGAGCCGGTTCAATTTCGGTGTAGGTGAAATGGGGCCTTATCGCCAGCTGGGCATTGTTTTCCATGGAAAAGATGCGACACTCATCGCCAACTACGATCTCTGCCAGGTCATAGACAAAAACGGCAAGCCGGTGGAGCGAACGGACTATCCTGTGGTGGTACCGCCCTCGCCGGGGCATTGGCGCGAGTTTATAGACTGCATTAAGACGCGCCAGCAGCCCTCTTGCAACTTCGAGGCGCACCTGCCCCTTCATCTCGCCCTCAACCTGGCGCATACGTCTCTTTATGCGAATCGCAAGATCCATTGGGATAACACCAAATTTGAGGTCATCGGCGATCGGGAGGCCAACCATCTGCTGATGCCGCCCTATCGGGCCCCGTGGAAACTTCCTATGGTGAAAGAATCATGA
- a CDS encoding sugar phosphate isomerase/epimerase family protein → MRPNRSESDAGLSRRTFVGGAAGTALLAGAVGAQVAAPKAERGPHKAVLYSMLPGNLTVEDRMKLARDVGFEGVEAPPLADPKEQERLRAAAEAAGIRIHSVIYGGWDPPLSSPDPQAAAQSLKNAEAALRCAKALGADDILLVPAVVDARTRYVEAYRRAQQAIRRLVPFAEQLQVKICLEEVWNNFLLSPLEFAAFVDSFHSPWVGAYFDVGNVVPFAWPQDWIRTLGHRIQKVHLKDFKGGPGLFGGIGGHFVNLLEGSIDWPEVRRAFAEIGYTGYMTTELAGGDAAYLRDVSQRVDKILAGS, encoded by the coding sequence ATGAGGCCTAACCGTTCAGAAAGCGATGCGGGCCTCAGTCGGCGAACCTTTGTTGGGGGAGCGGCTGGCACAGCGCTGTTGGCCGGTGCTGTTGGCGCACAGGTGGCTGCGCCGAAAGCGGAGCGTGGCCCTCACAAGGCGGTGCTCTACTCTATGCTGCCGGGGAACCTCACGGTAGAAGATCGAATGAAACTGGCGCGCGATGTGGGGTTTGAGGGGGTGGAGGCTCCGCCGCTAGCCGACCCCAAAGAGCAGGAGCGCCTGCGGGCTGCTGCCGAGGCGGCCGGGATACGCATTCATTCGGTGATCTACGGCGGGTGGGACCCGCCGCTCTCCAGCCCCGACCCGCAAGCGGCCGCACAGAGCTTGAAAAATGCCGAGGCCGCCCTTCGATGCGCCAAAGCGCTTGGGGCCGATGATATTCTGCTGGTGCCCGCTGTGGTGGATGCCCGAACGCGCTACGTGGAGGCCTATCGTCGTGCGCAACAGGCCATCCGGCGTCTCGTGCCTTTCGCAGAGCAACTGCAAGTCAAAATCTGCCTAGAGGAGGTTTGGAACAACTTCCTGTTAAGTCCGCTGGAGTTTGCGGCGTTTGTCGACTCGTTTCACAGTCCTTGGGTGGGGGCCTATTTCGATGTGGGCAACGTGGTTCCTTTTGCTTGGCCACAGGACTGGATTCGCACCTTAGGGCATCGCATTCAGAAGGTACATCTTAAGGACTTTAAAGGAGGACCCGGGCTTTTTGGCGGTATCGGTGGTCATTTTGTGAACCTTCTCGAAGGCAGCATTGATTGGCCGGAGGTGCGGCGCGCCTTTGCCGAGATCGGTTATACCGGCTACATGACCACCGAGCTTGCCGGTGGCGATGCGGCCTATCTGCGCGATGTGAGCCAGCGGGTAGACAAAATTTTGGCAGGTAGCTGA
- a CDS encoding M50 family metallopeptidase: MNSSPFSGSGSPQDAGAPRSVRSGIDPLVRSRLMLLLATAVTVVLLFVPYAQQLLYPLRLFVTFVHESGHALATVLTGGQVEYIRIAPSGSGVTYSVVSPWAQGLVDSAGYLGATLFGALLLQFGRLSRWRHAGRAVLYAVAAYLLCVVLLWCNPLHSGAFTFIAGLSVVALLLLAGRFASPQVAEFLAAFLAVQCCLDALIDLRVLIGLTANDLGQNDATNMAHAVGLTPTFWAVLWALVAIGILMLSVLSYWRGTSRRKRQVPMGAGL, translated from the coding sequence ATGAACAGCTCCCCTTTCTCAGGTTCGGGCAGCCCGCAAGATGCAGGGGCGCCTAGGTCGGTACGCTCTGGGATAGACCCACTCGTCCGGTCACGCCTTATGCTGTTGCTCGCCACCGCCGTAACGGTGGTCTTACTCTTTGTTCCCTATGCGCAGCAGCTTCTCTATCCTCTACGGCTCTTTGTTACCTTTGTCCATGAGAGTGGCCATGCGTTGGCCACCGTCCTTACCGGTGGGCAGGTGGAGTACATTCGCATTGCCCCATCCGGCAGCGGCGTCACCTACTCTGTGGTGTCCCCTTGGGCGCAGGGCCTTGTCGACTCGGCGGGCTATTTAGGCGCCACTCTATTTGGGGCGCTGCTGTTGCAGTTTGGGCGTCTATCGCGGTGGCGACATGCGGGCCGGGCGGTTCTTTATGCGGTTGCCGCCTACCTGCTCTGTGTGGTGCTATTGTGGTGTAATCCGCTTCATAGCGGCGCTTTTACTTTTATTGCTGGGCTATCGGTTGTGGCTCTGCTGCTTTTGGCGGGGCGATTTGCCTCGCCGCAGGTTGCCGAGTTTTTGGCGGCTTTTCTGGCCGTGCAGTGCTGTTTGGACGCGCTTATCGATCTGCGGGTGCTTATTGGGCTTACGGCCAACGATCTTGGTCAGAACGATGCCACCAACATGGCGCATGCTGTGGGGCTTACGCCCACTTTTTGGGCGGTGCTATGGGCTTTGGTGGCGATAGGCATTCTCATGCTTTCCGTCCTCAGCTATTGGCGCGGAACCTCGCGAAGGAAGAGACAAGTTCCCATGGGGGCGGGTTTGTGA
- a CDS encoding double zinc ribbon domain-containing protein, which translates to MFSQKRHVPKQRSEEASACEHCGALVYGDTRRCPQCGHFPIKLHLCPRCKTISAADAERCWRCGHVFLPDHDYL; encoded by the coding sequence ATGTTTTCACAAAAGAGGCACGTCCCCAAACAGAGGTCGGAGGAGGCGAGCGCATGCGAGCATTGTGGAGCGCTGGTTTATGGGGACACGCGGCGCTGCCCCCAATGCGGCCATTTCCCCATAAAGCTTCACCTGTGTCCGCGTTGTAAAACCATCAGCGCCGCCGATGCCGAACGCTGCTGGCGCTGTGGCCACGTGTTTTTGCCGGATCACGACTATCTGTAG
- the hisG gene encoding ATP phosphoribosyltransferase: MERKLRIGIPKGSLQESTFAFFKKAGYEFRMSSGRSYHPTVDDPELEPLLIRPQEIPRYVEQGILDAGLTGKDWIEDNGADVEEVAEFVYSKATLNPIRVVLAAKNDSGINSVHDLEGKRIATEYVRLTERYLQRHGVHAQVEFSWGACEVKVPELADAIVVNTETGSSLRAHDLKIVDVLLVSTTRLIVNRAAWKDEWKRAKVENIAMLLQGALNAEQLVGLKMNVPKADLESITSLLPALRNPTVSPLADPNWVAIEIIVAENTVRDLLPRLKRAGAEGIVEYPLNKVIY, encoded by the coding sequence GTGGAAAGAAAGTTACGTATTGGGATACCTAAAGGAAGTCTACAAGAATCCACCTTTGCCTTCTTCAAAAAGGCCGGTTATGAGTTTCGCATGAGCAGCGGGCGATCGTACCACCCTACGGTGGATGATCCGGAGCTAGAGCCGCTGTTAATACGCCCCCAGGAGATACCTCGCTATGTGGAGCAGGGCATTCTTGATGCAGGCCTTACGGGCAAGGACTGGATAGAGGACAATGGGGCTGATGTGGAGGAGGTGGCGGAGTTTGTCTACTCCAAAGCCACGCTCAACCCCATTCGCGTGGTGTTGGCGGCCAAGAACGATTCGGGCATCAACTCGGTGCACGATCTGGAAGGCAAGCGCATTGCTACCGAATATGTGCGATTAACCGAGCGCTATCTGCAAAGGCATGGAGTGCACGCGCAGGTGGAGTTTTCATGGGGCGCTTGTGAGGTAAAGGTGCCGGAGCTGGCCGACGCCATCGTCGTGAACACGGAGACGGGAAGCAGCCTGCGCGCCCATGATCTCAAGATTGTGGACGTTTTGTTGGTCTCCACAACTCGCCTTATTGTGAATCGCGCTGCATGGAAAGACGAGTGGAAGCGCGCCAAAGTCGAAAACATCGCCATGTTGTTGCAGGGCGCGCTTAACGCGGAGCAGCTTGTGGGGCTAAAGATGAACGTGCCCAAAGCCGATCTCGAAAGCATCACCTCTCTGCTGCCCGCCCTGCGCAACCCGACGGTTTCTCCTTTGGCCGATCCGAACTGGGTGGCCATCGAGATCATCGTGGCGGAGAACACGGTAAGAGATCTCTTGCCGCGGCTAAAACGGGCGGGCGCTGAGGGCATTGTGGAGTACCCATTAAATAAGGTGATCTACTGA
- the ruvA gene encoding Holliday junction branch migration protein RuvA, whose product MIAQLRGRVVRADAGAVVLDVAGVGYLVHVPTPLLASLSACEGDVTLLTHLVVREDELSLYGFSRITELQIFRLLLGVSGVGPKAALALLSALDEGELARALATGDIKRLTQVPGVGPKLAQRLSLELGDKVSVLAFEQRIEQATGTAQRTALENAAWEDAIEGLVALGYSRADARRAIERVFPDLPDRTDAAALLQAGLKLLTSRRQ is encoded by the coding sequence ATGATCGCGCAGCTTCGTGGGCGGGTGGTACGGGCGGATGCTGGTGCGGTGGTGCTGGACGTCGCTGGGGTGGGCTATCTGGTGCATGTGCCGACTCCGCTGCTTGCCAGCCTAAGCGCGTGCGAAGGCGATGTTACGCTGCTAACGCACCTGGTGGTAAGGGAAGATGAGCTGTCGCTGTACGGCTTTTCGCGCATCACGGAGCTGCAGATATTTCGGCTGTTGCTGGGCGTAAGCGGCGTGGGACCTAAGGCCGCTTTGGCCTTGCTTTCGGCGCTAGATGAGGGAGAACTGGCTCGTGCCCTGGCCACAGGCGATATCAAACGGCTTACCCAAGTGCCCGGTGTGGGGCCGAAACTGGCGCAGCGGCTTAGCCTAGAGCTGGGAGATAAGGTTTCGGTGCTCGCTTTCGAGCAACGTATAGAACAGGCCACCGGCACCGCTCAGAGAACGGCCTTAGAAAACGCGGCCTGGGAAGATGCCATCGAGGGGCTGGTGGCTTTGGGCTATAGCCGTGCGGATGCTCGGCGAGCCATTGAGCGCGTCTTTCCCGATCTGCCCGATCGAACCGACGCCGCTGCGCTGCTTCAAGCGGGCCTGAAGCTGCTTACTTCACGAAGGCAGTAG